The sequence GAGGGCATCGAGAAGTTCACCGCGCGGGTGCTCTCGGAGAATGCGCCCATGCGCGCCATCCTCGATCATCTGGGCGCCTACTGGGAGCGCGACGACCCCGGCGTCGTCACCACCGTCCTCGACGTACCGGGCGAGGACCAGCTGCCGTTCGACCGCGTGACTGCCGATCGGATCAAAGAGGTTGGCCGCCAAGCCATCCAAGCCGTGGGGTAACCGCTGGCCGCGGCCCAGGTCGCGTTGGGTAAATTGGCTGCGATGTTGACCCTTCGCGCGGTGCTGGCCATCGGCTGTGTCTGCCTGCTCGCCGCTTGCAGCTCCAGTCCCGCCGAGGTGTCCGCCGACATCGGCAAGGTGGTCGACCTCAAGTCGTCCTTCGGCCCGGAATTCGAGGCCAAAGCGATCCCACGTACCGGGATCGAGCCCAAACTGCTGGCGGGCACCGCGCTGCCCCCGGGCCTGACCTTCGATCCCGCCGACTGCTCGAAGTTCGCCATCAGCCAGCAACTGCCGCAGGGCGTGCAGGGCAACATGGCCGCCGTCGCCGCCGAAGGGAAAGGCAACCGCTTCATCACCATCGCCCTGGAGACCTCCGAGCCGGTTCCGGTCAATGAGCCGGGACGCAGCTGCCGGCGAATCGGCTTCTCCGGTGCCCAGATGCGCGGCTTGATCGAAACCGTCGACGTGCCGCACATCGACGGGGCGAAGACCCTGGGCGTGCACCGGGTGATCGAGGCCGTCGCGGCCGGCAAGTCCCGCGTCGGTGAGCTCTACAACTACTCGGCCTACTTCGGGCCCTACCAGGTCCTGGTCACCGCCAACCCCCTGGTGCGGCCGGGCGAGTCCGTCACCCCGGTCGACACCGCCCGGGCCCGCGAGCTGTTGGTGGCCGCGGTGGAAGCGATCCGGAACTAGCGGAGCCGCCGGTTCGGCTACCGCACGCCACGCGGGCGGAACTGAATGCTGATCCGCGGGCCGGTGGGCGTGGCCGTCTTGGGGATCGAGTGCTCCCACGTCCGCTGGCATGAGCCACCCATCACGAGCAGGTCGCCGTGGTGTTGAGCCAACCGCAGGGCGGGACCGCCCCCGCGTGGCCGCAGGGCCAGCGTGCGGGTGGCGCCGACGCTGACGATTGCGACCATGGTGTCGTGGGTGGCGCCGCGGCCGATGGTGTCCCCGTGCCAGGCCACGCTGTCGCCCCCGTGACGGTAGAGACAGAGCCCCACCGTGGTGAAGGGCTCGCCGAGTTCCCCGGCGTAGATGTCATTGAGCCGGCGGCGCAGTTTCGCGATCGCCGGGTGCGGCGCTTCCCCGGTCGTCAGGTCGTGAAAGCTGACCAGCCGCGGGACGTCGAGCACCCGGTCATACATCCGGCGGCGTTCGGCTCGCCAGGGAATGACCGTCTGCAGCTCGCCCACCAGTTCGCTGCTGGCGTCGGACAGCCAGCCCGGACGTACGTCGAGCCAGGCGCCGTCGCCGAGCTGTCGGCGTTCGCTGAGGTCGAACAGCGACTCCTGAACCGGTATCGCCACGACACGCAGACTATCGCACATTCGTTCGATTCGTCGAGGTTGCCGTGAGGGTTGTGACCAGTCCGGCGATCACAGCCCTGGCGGCAATCTCAAGTCCGATCGTCGCGCAAGGGCCTCACGAGCGCGCGCGACGATGACGGCAGGGTGATCCTCCTTGATCACCCTGATCACCCACCATCCGAGGTCTCGAATCATCTCGCCGCGGCGGACGTCCTTCGCATACTGCCGCCGGTCGGTCCGATGGTGCTCTCCGTCGTATTCGACGGCAACCATCGCGTCCCGCCACCCCATGTCCAGATAAGCCACACAGGCGCCGTCGCCGACACGTATCTGCGTAACCGGCGGGGTGAGCCCACCGTCGATCAGCACCATCCGCAACCAGCTCTCCTTTGGTGACTCGGCACCCCTGTCCATCAGATCGAGTGCGACTTTCGATCGGCGCAGTCC is a genomic window of Mycolicibacter heraklionensis containing:
- a CDS encoding DUF5642 family protein, which translates into the protein MLTLRAVLAIGCVCLLAACSSSPAEVSADIGKVVDLKSSFGPEFEAKAIPRTGIEPKLLAGTALPPGLTFDPADCSKFAISQQLPQGVQGNMAAVAAEGKGNRFITIALETSEPVPVNEPGRSCRRIGFSGAQMRGLIETVDVPHIDGAKTLGVHRVIEAVAAGKSRVGELYNYSAYFGPYQVLVTANPLVRPGESVTPVDTARARELLVAAVEAIRN
- a CDS encoding alpha-ketoglutarate-dependent dioxygenase AlkB; amino-acid sequence: MAIPVQESLFDLSERRQLGDGAWLDVRPGWLSDASSELVGELQTVIPWRAERRRMYDRVLDVPRLVSFHDLTTGEAPHPAIAKLRRRLNDIYAGELGEPFTTVGLCLYRHGGDSVAWHGDTIGRGATHDTMVAIVSVGATRTLALRPRGGGPALRLAQHHGDLLVMGGSCQRTWEHSIPKTATPTGPRISIQFRPRGVR